One genomic segment of Chloroflexota bacterium includes these proteins:
- a CDS encoding DUF4332 domain-containing protein, whose translation MAKLEAIEGIGDVYAGKLRAAGVRGTNDLLKKGSTKQGRQALAELAGVSEKLVLEWVNHADLFRIKGIGPEYADLLEEAGVDTVVELAQRNPDNLYAKLVEVNKAKKLVRRLPTQNMVKAWIAQAKELPRIIQY comes from the coding sequence ATGGCTAAATTGGAAGCAATCGAAGGCATTGGCGACGTCTATGCCGGGAAACTACGCGCCGCGGGTGTGCGCGGCACCAACGACCTGTTGAAAAAAGGCAGCACCAAGCAGGGGCGGCAGGCTCTTGCCGAGCTGGCCGGCGTGAGCGAAAAACTGGTGCTCGAATGGGTCAACCATGCCGACCTGTTCCGCATCAAGGGCATTGGGCCCGAGTACGCCGACCTGCTGGAAGAAGCCGGGGTAGACACCGTGGTGGAACTCGCCCAGCGCAACCCCGACAACCTCTACGCCAAACTGGTCGAGGTCAACAAAGCAAAGAAACTGGTGCGCCGCCTGCCCACGCAAAACATGGTGAAGGCGTGGATCGCCCAGGCCAAAGAATTGCCGCGCATCATCCAGTACTAA
- a CDS encoding polymer-forming cytoskeletal protein, producing MRKTEWRIGLLVVFLLAVAALGTSPAWARSPQEGKVVWGGEYTLPPGQILQGDLTVIGGKATVAPQAVVTGDAKVIGGTLVMKGTVKGNVTVTGGEAWIDGQVDGDVRLIGGKVHFERNAVVKGKVHVVSGGVQMMSGAQVRIFMEGPQHAFFWPWQHAHSAPIGAVNFLARWLWRGMLAVFYALALAVLAAMLFLFLEGPSRKVIEEIEKAPLVAGGVGLLAAALLPVVLLAMAITLLLLPLALVMAVAVAALGLYGWLVLGLLLGDRLAEVGHVAWHPAVSGAVGTFLLTLVAGLLNIIPCVGWIPGFLAEALGFGAVLLVLWEFSQQHRGKGHGESVVVDAASSEGPTASA from the coding sequence ATGCGCAAGACAGAATGGCGCATCGGGTTGCTGGTGGTTTTCCTGCTGGCAGTTGCAGCATTAGGGACTTCTCCGGCGTGGGCACGAAGCCCGCAGGAAGGCAAAGTGGTTTGGGGCGGAGAATACACCCTCCCACCGGGCCAGATACTGCAAGGCGACCTCACGGTGATCGGCGGGAAGGCAACCGTTGCCCCGCAGGCGGTGGTGACAGGCGACGCGAAAGTCATCGGCGGCACGCTGGTGATGAAGGGGACAGTGAAGGGGAACGTCACCGTCACCGGCGGAGAGGCGTGGATAGACGGGCAGGTAGACGGCGACGTGCGGCTGATTGGGGGCAAGGTTCACTTCGAGCGAAACGCAGTAGTCAAAGGCAAGGTGCATGTCGTCAGCGGTGGCGTTCAGATGATGTCGGGGGCGCAGGTACGCATTTTTATGGAAGGGCCGCAGCATGCGTTCTTTTGGCCGTGGCAACACGCGCACAGTGCCCCCATCGGGGCGGTGAATTTCCTGGCTCGCTGGCTGTGGCGGGGCATGCTGGCGGTGTTCTATGCGCTGGCGCTGGCAGTGTTGGCCGCGATGTTGTTCCTGTTCCTTGAGGGGCCCTCGCGCAAGGTCATCGAGGAAATTGAAAAAGCGCCGCTCGTAGCCGGTGGTGTGGGGCTGTTGGCGGCGGCGCTGTTGCCTGTGGTGCTGCTGGCTATGGCGATTACGTTGCTGCTTTTGCCGTTGGCTTTGGTTATGGCCGTAGCGGTGGCTGCTTTGGGGCTGTATGGCTGGCTGGTGTTGGGCCTGTTGCTTGGCGACCGGCTGGCGGAGGTAGGCCATGTGGCCTGGCACCCTGCTGTGAGCGGCGCGGTGGGCACTTTCTTGTTGACGTTGGTGGCGGGGCTGTTGAATATCATCCCTTGTGTGGGGTGGATCCCTGGCTTTCTGGCAGAGGCACTGGGCTTTGGGGCAGTGCTGCTGGTGTTGTGGGAATTCTCGCAGCAGCACCGCGGCAAAGGCCACGGCGAGAGTGTGGTGGTTGATGCTGCTTCGTCGGAAGGCCCGACGGCGTCAGCGTAG
- a CDS encoding YitT family protein, producing the protein MTVNFKAVFSWRNVRDYAYLAVGALLLALSLDLFLVPAHLAAGGVSGLAQIINYYTGWPIGALTLVFNIPLFALGWRFLGGARFAVRTAVTTVLFSVLVDGLAPFLPAHGLTADPMLNVLYGGVIGGLGAGLIYRGRGTSGGTDILARILTRWRHIPISQSYLFSDAAVMLLAGVSFGWDQALYAIVTLYIAGVAAEAVTEGSNVVRTALIVSERPADVAASILQHLNRGVTLLDARGAYTGRKRTVLYCVVTRAEVGPLKALVREADPKAFMVIGHAAEALGEGFRSWYDEV; encoded by the coding sequence GTGACCGTGAATTTCAAAGCCGTTTTTTCATGGCGGAACGTGCGTGATTACGCTTACCTTGCCGTGGGAGCGTTGTTACTGGCGCTTTCGCTGGATTTGTTCCTCGTGCCCGCGCATCTTGCTGCGGGCGGGGTGAGCGGCCTGGCGCAAATCATCAACTACTACACCGGCTGGCCAATTGGCGCGCTAACCCTTGTTTTCAACATCCCCCTTTTTGCGCTGGGGTGGCGTTTTCTCGGCGGGGCGCGCTTTGCCGTGCGGACCGCGGTGACCACGGTGCTCTTTTCGGTGCTGGTCGATGGCCTCGCGCCGTTTTTGCCCGCCCACGGCCTGACGGCTGACCCGATGCTGAATGTGCTTTACGGTGGCGTGATTGGCGGCCTGGGGGCCGGGTTGATTTACCGCGGCCGCGGCACCAGCGGCGGCACCGACATCCTCGCCCGCATTCTCACCCGCTGGCGACACATTCCAATTTCCCAGAGTTACCTCTTTTCAGACGCTGCGGTGATGTTGCTCGCGGGCGTTTCCTTTGGATGGGACCAGGCGCTGTATGCCATCGTCACGCTTTACATTGCCGGAGTAGCTGCCGAGGCCGTGACGGAAGGCTCCAACGTGGTGCGCACGGCGTTAATTGTAAGTGAGCGACCAGCCGATGTGGCAGCGAGCATTTTGCAACATCTCAACCGGGGCGTGACGCTGCTGGATGCCCGCGGCGCCTATACCGGCCGCAAGCGCACGGTGCTCTACTGCGTGGTGACGCGCGCCGAGGTTGGCCCCCTCAAAGCCCTGGTACGGGAAGCCGACCCCAAAGCCTTCATGGTGATAGGACACGCAGCGGAGGCGTTGGGCGAGGGCTTCCGTTCGTGGTATGATGAGGTATAA
- a CDS encoding Arc family DNA-binding protein, which yields MPTLTIKNIPNELYAQLKRRAEINRRSLNSEVIVCLEYAIRSHKIAPEAYVERARQLREKTAHYLITDEAFNAAKREGRP from the coding sequence ATGCCCACACTCACGATTAAAAACATTCCCAACGAGCTCTATGCCCAACTCAAACGCCGCGCCGAAATCAACCGGCGCAGCCTGAACAGCGAAGTCATCGTCTGCCTGGAATATGCTATCCGCAGTCACAAAATTGCCCCAGAAGCGTATGTGGAAAGGGCGCGGCAGTTACGCGAAAAAACAGCCCATTATCTTATCACCGATGAGGCATTCAACGCCGCCAAACGGGAAGGCCGACCATGA
- a CDS encoding PIN domain-containing protein, with protein MIVVDTNIIGYLYLHSPRSSQAEQALFKDSTWAAPILWQSEFRNVLAQYLRKRLLSFEDAVRIMEEATRLMAGREYAVASMAVLALVNTSSCSTYDCEFVALAKDLKVPLVTVDKQILREFPNIAVSLDAFVGQSFGQAVV; from the coding sequence ATGATCGTCGTTGATACAAATATCATCGGCTATCTGTACTTGCACAGCCCGCGCTCATCCCAAGCAGAACAAGCCCTTTTCAAGGATTCCACATGGGCCGCGCCCATTCTCTGGCAAAGCGAGTTTAGAAACGTGCTGGCGCAATATCTTAGAAAGCGCCTCTTGTCTTTCGAAGATGCCGTGCGCATCATGGAAGAGGCCACCCGCCTGATGGCGGGCCGGGAGTATGCAGTGGCCTCCATGGCTGTTCTGGCACTGGTCAACACCAGTTCGTGTTCCACATACGACTGCGAATTCGTGGCTTTGGCCAAAGACCTGAAAGTGCCTCTGGTGACGGTAGACAAACAAATTCTGCGGGAATTCCCAAACATCGCGGTTTCGCTGGATGCCTTTGTGGGGCAGTCATTTGGTCAGGCAGTCGTTTAG
- a CDS encoding serine/threonine-protein phosphatase, producing MEVQIAVAKVKKYATSESGDTLEVVERPNGGLSVVLADGQSSGRGAKRVSNMVVRKVISLLAEGVRDGAAARAASDYLFTERQGRVQATLNILSADLQTRTLVVTRNNPAPVLVRAGGRLHHLDEESIPVGIYRGTRPVVTELPLEVGMTVIMFTDGMVHAGARYGRHLDLETTLHALFATAEEDNEGTPLPPPAETLAEALLQKAMRLDEGRPTDDISVVVLQVVPHQEDVRVRRMLVRLPL from the coding sequence ATGGAAGTGCAAATTGCCGTTGCCAAAGTCAAAAAATACGCCACCTCGGAAAGCGGCGACACGCTGGAAGTGGTGGAACGTCCCAACGGCGGCCTTTCGGTAGTATTGGCCGACGGGCAAAGTTCCGGCCGCGGCGCCAAGCGGGTTTCCAACATGGTGGTGCGGAAGGTCATCAGCCTGCTGGCGGAAGGCGTGCGCGACGGCGCCGCCGCCCGGGCGGCTTCTGACTACCTCTTCACCGAGCGGCAGGGGCGGGTGCAGGCCACCCTCAACATCCTCTCCGCCGATCTGCAGACCCGTACCCTGGTTGTCACGCGCAACAACCCCGCGCCGGTGCTGGTGCGCGCCGGAGGCCGCCTGCACCACCTGGATGAGGAAAGCATCCCCGTGGGCATCTACCGCGGCACCAGGCCGGTGGTCACTGAACTGCCGCTGGAAGTCGGGATGACCGTTATCATGTTCACCGACGGCATGGTGCACGCGGGCGCCCGGTATGGCCGTCACCTCGACCTGGAAACCACCCTCCACGCGCTCTTTGCCACCGCTGAGGAAGACAACGAAGGCACCCCCTTGCCGCCGCCCGCTGAAACCCTCGCTGAAGCGCTGTTGCAAAAAGCCATGCGGCTGGACGAAGGCCGTCCCACCGACGACATCAGCGTTGTGGTGCTTCAAGTCGTACCCCATCAAGAAGACGTGCGCGTCCGCCGCATGTTGGTGCGCCTGCCATTATAG